One Flagellimonas sp. CMM7 genomic region harbors:
- a CDS encoding isoaspartyl peptidase/L-asparaginase family protein, which yields MQRRKFLKKSSLTTAGLLSAPILASCKTENKPTSIPIPIAARKPVAICTWNFMNATAKAWEVLEKGGNALDAVEQGVMVEEADVTNETVGVGGRPDREGNVTLDACIMDKDGNCGSVVYLQNIAHPVSVARKVMEETPHIILAGKGAEQFAYEKGFEKTDLLTESTRKQYEEWKKESKYETVINIENHDTIGMLAIDSNGDIAGACTTSGMAYKVAGRVGDSPIIGAGLYVDNEVGGATATGVGEEVIRTVGSFLIVELMRQGKSPQEACEEGVKRIMKKNEGREDFQIGFLAINKQGETGGYCVHPGFTYREYTQDGHENQPVESFYQNE from the coding sequence ATGCAAAGACGCAAGTTTCTCAAAAAATCAAGCCTTACCACAGCAGGATTATTGTCCGCTCCCATTCTCGCATCATGTAAGACCGAAAATAAACCCACAAGTATTCCTATTCCAATAGCAGCCAGAAAACCTGTTGCTATTTGTACATGGAACTTTATGAATGCCACGGCAAAAGCTTGGGAAGTTCTTGAAAAAGGAGGCAATGCGTTGGATGCTGTTGAGCAAGGTGTTATGGTAGAGGAAGCAGATGTCACCAACGAAACCGTTGGTGTAGGTGGTAGACCAGATAGAGAAGGAAATGTAACCTTAGACGCCTGTATTATGGATAAAGATGGTAACTGTGGGTCTGTAGTGTATCTTCAAAACATTGCACACCCGGTATCCGTAGCGCGTAAAGTCATGGAAGAGACTCCTCATATTATTCTTGCAGGAAAGGGAGCAGAACAGTTTGCTTATGAAAAGGGGTTTGAAAAAACCGACTTGCTTACAGAAAGTACCAGAAAGCAATACGAAGAATGGAAAAAGGAATCCAAATACGAGACTGTCATCAACATTGAAAATCATGACACCATTGGCATGCTTGCCATTGACTCCAATGGTGATATTGCCGGTGCTTGTACCACTAGTGGTATGGCGTATAAGGTCGCAGGGCGTGTAGGGGACTCACCCATTATTGGAGCAGGGCTTTATGTGGACAATGAAGTTGGTGGCGCTACAGCTACGGGAGTTGGCGAAGAGGTTATTAGAACCGTAGGAAGTTTTTTAATTGTAGAATTGATGCGTCAAGGCAAAAGCCCTCAAGAAGCATGCGAAGAAGGTGTAAAGCGAATCATGAAAAAAAATGAGGGTCGTGAAGATTTCCAAATTGGTTTTTTGGCCATTAACAAACAAGGTGAAACCGGGGGTTACTGTGTTCATCCAGGCTTCACTTATAGAGAATATACTCAAGATGGACACGAGAATCAGCCTGTGGAGAGTTTTTACCAAAATGAGTAA
- the polA gene encoding DNA polymerase I — translation MSEQKRLFLLDAFALIFRGYYALIKNPRINSKGMDTSAIMGFVNSLFDVIKREKPDHLAVCFDKGGSVERTELFEDYKANRDETPDAIRIAVPFIQDILKAMQIPVVELEGFEADDIIGTLAKQAEKEDYKVFMVTPDKDFGQLVSENIFMYRPARMGNGIEIWGIPEVQKRFGVERPEQVIDYLGMMGDASDNIPGLPGVGDKTAKKFIADFGDMEGLLANTDKLKGKMKEKVEENAELGRLSRKLAEINTNCEVTFNADDYEMSEPDSPKVQQIFEELEFRRLKDQFIKIFSEETVEANSTLDTPKVTKQTQAAGSGQFSLFGGSPADAPATIKDENSRNTVTNVTHFYQGIAPGLGMKLFVDKLMKQTSVCFDTETTSINPLEAELVGIAFSWEAKKGFYVPIPEDKEAAKEILEQLRPFFDSEAIEKIGQNLKYDIKVMNNYGVEVKGKLFDTMLAHYLINPDMRHNMDVLAETYLNYTPVSITELIGKKGKNQLSMRQVPLEKQTEYASEDADITFQLAGHFRPELVEAKTEKLFEEIEVPLLRVLADMETEGINLNKDFLNSLSEELDNDIKNLESKIYEEAGQEFNIASPKQLGEILFDKLKLVDKPKKTKTGQYSTAEDVLSYLAKDHEIIQNVLNYRGLAKLKSTYVDALPNEVQQHSGRVHTDYMQTVAATGRLSSNNPNLQNIPIRTERGRQVRKAFIPRDENYTLLAADYSQIELRIIAALSEEDTMIEAFKNGEDIHASTASRVFNVPIEEVTREQRGNAKTVNFGIIYGVSAFGLSNQTDLTRAESKELIETYYKTYPKLRNYMGEQVDFARDNGYVQTVLGRRRYLKDINAGNQVVRGAAERNAVNAPIQGSAADIIKIAMINIHKKLTEGNYKTKMLLQVHDELVFDAYKPELEEVKSLIKTEMENAHILSVPLDVEVGIGDNWLEAH, via the coding sequence ATGTCCGAACAAAAAAGACTCTTTCTTCTTGATGCGTTTGCCTTAATTTTTAGAGGCTATTATGCTTTGATCAAAAATCCAAGAATCAATTCTAAAGGGATGGATACTTCAGCCATTATGGGTTTTGTGAACTCCCTTTTTGATGTAATAAAACGTGAAAAGCCAGACCATCTTGCCGTATGCTTTGATAAAGGAGGTAGTGTTGAACGGACAGAACTTTTTGAAGATTACAAAGCCAATCGTGACGAAACGCCAGATGCCATTCGTATTGCAGTACCATTTATCCAAGATATTTTAAAAGCTATGCAAATTCCTGTTGTAGAATTGGAAGGTTTTGAAGCTGATGATATTATTGGCACCTTGGCCAAACAAGCGGAAAAGGAAGATTATAAAGTCTTTATGGTTACCCCGGATAAGGATTTTGGACAGTTGGTCTCTGAAAATATCTTTATGTATCGCCCTGCACGGATGGGTAACGGCATAGAAATTTGGGGAATTCCGGAAGTTCAAAAAAGATTTGGTGTTGAACGTCCAGAACAGGTAATTGATTATCTGGGCATGATGGGTGATGCCAGTGACAATATCCCGGGACTCCCGGGAGTTGGAGATAAAACCGCCAAAAAGTTCATAGCTGATTTTGGAGACATGGAAGGGCTTTTGGCCAATACCGATAAGCTGAAAGGCAAAATGAAGGAGAAGGTAGAAGAAAATGCCGAGTTGGGCAGGCTGTCCAGAAAACTGGCAGAAATTAATACAAACTGCGAAGTCACCTTCAACGCAGATGACTATGAAATGTCTGAACCCGATAGTCCCAAGGTGCAACAGATTTTTGAAGAGCTCGAATTTAGAAGATTAAAAGACCAGTTCATCAAAATTTTCTCCGAGGAAACGGTTGAAGCAAACTCTACTTTGGACACTCCCAAGGTAACTAAGCAAACGCAAGCAGCGGGAAGTGGTCAATTTAGTCTGTTTGGAGGAAGTCCGGCAGATGCACCAGCTACCATAAAAGACGAGAACAGCAGAAATACTGTTACCAATGTTACACATTTTTATCAAGGTATTGCTCCTGGATTGGGAATGAAGCTTTTTGTAGATAAATTAATGAAACAGACATCTGTTTGTTTTGATACGGAAACTACTTCCATCAATCCATTGGAAGCTGAATTGGTAGGGATTGCTTTTAGCTGGGAGGCAAAAAAAGGCTTTTATGTTCCTATTCCCGAAGATAAAGAGGCTGCCAAAGAAATTTTGGAACAGCTTCGTCCTTTCTTTGACTCTGAAGCGATAGAAAAAATTGGCCAAAACCTGAAATATGACATCAAAGTGATGAATAACTATGGTGTTGAAGTAAAAGGGAAATTGTTTGACACCATGTTGGCGCATTATTTGATCAATCCGGACATGCGTCACAATATGGATGTATTGGCAGAAACATATCTCAACTATACACCAGTTTCCATTACAGAGCTCATAGGTAAAAAAGGCAAAAACCAATTGAGCATGCGACAAGTTCCTTTGGAAAAGCAAACTGAGTATGCTTCGGAAGACGCTGATATTACATTTCAACTGGCAGGTCATTTTAGACCAGAATTGGTGGAGGCCAAAACTGAAAAGTTATTTGAAGAGATTGAAGTTCCTCTGCTTAGGGTTTTAGCGGATATGGAAACAGAAGGTATCAATCTAAATAAAGACTTTTTAAATTCTCTTTCTGAAGAATTAGACAATGATATTAAAAACCTTGAAAGCAAAATTTATGAAGAGGCTGGACAGGAGTTCAATATTGCGTCACCAAAACAATTGGGCGAAATTTTGTTTGATAAATTAAAACTGGTCGATAAACCCAAGAAGACCAAAACAGGTCAATATTCTACCGCAGAAGATGTGCTTTCTTATTTGGCCAAAGACCATGAGATTATTCAAAATGTATTAAATTACCGTGGGCTTGCAAAATTAAAAAGCACCTATGTTGATGCTTTGCCCAACGAAGTACAACAACATAGCGGAAGAGTACATACAGATTATATGCAAACCGTAGCTGCCACTGGTCGACTGAGCAGTAACAATCCTAATTTACAGAACATTCCCATCCGTACGGAACGAGGTAGACAAGTGCGCAAAGCGTTTATTCCAAGGGATGAAAACTATACACTCTTGGCAGCTGATTATTCACAAATAGAGCTCAGGATTATTGCGGCTTTAAGTGAGGAAGATACCATGATAGAAGCTTTTAAAAATGGGGAGGATATTCATGCCTCCACAGCTTCTAGGGTTTTTAATGTTCCTATTGAAGAAGTTACCCGTGAACAAAGAGGTAATGCTAAAACGGTCAACTTTGGAATTATCTATGGAGTTTCCGCTTTTGGATTGAGTAACCAAACAGATTTGACAAGGGCAGAATCCAAAGAATTAATAGAAACCTATTACAAAACCTATCCCAAATTGCGCAACTATATGGGTGAGCAGGTAGATTTTGCTCGTGATAATGGTTATGTACAGACTGTATTAGGACGGCGCAGATATTTAAAAGACATCAATGCTGGAAACCAAGTGGTACGCGGAGCAGCGGAGCGAAATGCCGTAAATGCCCCTATTCAAGGAAGTGCAGCGGATATTATTAAAATTGCTATGATCAATATCCATAAGAAACTAACTGAAGGCAACTACAAAACCAAAATGTTGTTACAGGTACATGATGAATTGGTTTTTGATGCATACAAACCAGAACTGGAAGAAGTAAAAAGCCTTATTAAAACTGAAATGGAGAATGCTCACATCCTTTCCGTTCCTTTAGATGTGGAAGTGGGCATTGGCGATAATTGGTTAGAGGCACATTAA